One Coriobacteriia bacterium genomic window, CCCGTTCGTCGAACGCCCCTATCCAGCACGAGGCGAGGCCGCGGTCCACGGCGGCCAGGAGGATCTGGGTCGCCGCGGCAGCGGTGTCCTGGATCGCGTACAGCCGTTCTCCCCGCTCCCCGTACCGCGCGGA contains:
- a CDS encoding nitroreductase family protein; the encoded protein is SARYGERGERLYAIQDTAAAATQILLAAVDRGLASCWIGAFDERAVRVAVGIPEPLSPVAILPVGHSAESAGKPARRPLKEVTTWI